The following are from one region of the Nicotiana tabacum cultivar K326 chromosome 3, ASM71507v2, whole genome shotgun sequence genome:
- the LOC107763810 gene encoding 3-oxoacyl-[acyl-carrier-protein] synthase I, chloroplastic, with translation MQSIQSPSFRPSPLDPLKKTVPQLTNVRPLSHAKRVPFISASATTVSAPKREKDPKKRVVITGMGLVSVFGNDVDTYYDRLLAGESGISLIDRFDASKFPTRFGGQIRGFTSDGYIDGKNDRRLDDCLRYAIVAGKKALENADLGGDRLGKIDKERAGVLVGTGMGGLTVFSDGVQNLIEKGHRKITPFFIPYAITNMGSALLGIDLGFMGPNYSISTACATSNYCFYAAANHIRRGEADLMLAGGTEAAIIPIGLGGFVACRALSQRNDDPQTASRPWDKERDGFVMGEGAGVLVMESLEHAMKRGAPIIAEYLGGAVNCDAHHMTDPRADGLGVSSCIQSSLEDAGVSPEEVNYINAHATSTIVGDIAEVNAIKKVFKNTSGIKMNATKSMIGHCLGAAGGMEAIATVKAITTGWVHPSINQFNPEPSVEFDTVPNKKQQHEVNVGISNSFGFGGHNSVVAFSAFKP, from the exons ATGCAATCAATCCAATCTCCATCTTTCCGTCCATCTCCACTCGATCCACTTAAAAAAACCGTCCCCCAATTGACCAATGTTAGGCCATTGAGTCATGCTAAAAGAGTGCCCTTTATTTCAGCTTCAGCCACCACTGTTTCCGCTCCCAAAAGAGAAAAAGACCCAAAGAAAAGGGTTGTTATAACTGGGATGGGCCTTGTTTCTGTGTTCGGTAATGACGTCGATACTTACTATGACAGACTTTTGGCTGGTGAAAGTGGTATTTCGCTCATTGATCGTTTTGATGCTTCTAAGTTCCCCACAAGATTCGGGGGACAAATTCGTGGGTTTACATCAGATGGATATATTGATGGGAAGAATGATAGGAGGCTTGATGATTGTCTTAGGTATGCCATTGTTGCTGGGAAAAAAGCTCTTGAAAATGCAGATCTTGGTGGTGACAGACTTGGAAAG ATTGATAAGGAGAGAGCAGGTGTTCTGGTAGGAACAGGAATGGGTGGTCTTACGGTTTTCTCAGATGGCGTCCAAAACCTTATTGAAAAGGGTCACAGGAAAATTACTCCATTTTTTATACCATATGCCATAACAAACATGGGTTCTGCCTTGCTTGGTATTGATCTTGGTTTTATGGGACCAAACTACTCAATCTCAACTGCTTGTGCTACATCCAATTATTGTTTTTATGCCGCCGCCAATCACATTCGCAGAGGTGAAGCTGATTTGATGCTAGCTGGTGGTACTGAAGCTGCCATAATACCTATTGGATTAGGAGGTTTTGTGGCATGTAGAGCTTTGTCTCAAAGGAATGATGATCCACAAACAGCTTCCAGACCATGGGACAAAGAAAGAGATGGCTTTGTTATGGGCGAGGGGGCTGGAGTCTTG GTGATGGAAAGTTTGGAGCATGCAATGAAACGAGGAGCGCCAATAATTGCAGAGTATTTGGGTGGTGCAGTTAATTGTGATGCTCATCACATGACTGATCCCCGAGCTGATGGTCTTGGTGTTTCGTCATGTATTCAAAGCAGCCTTGAAGATGCTGGAGTATCACCAGAAGAG GTTAACTACATCAATGCTCATGCAACTTCCACCATTGTTGGTGATATAGCCGAGGTAAATGCTATTAAAAAGGTATTCAAGAACACCTCAGGAATCAAAATGAATGCAACCAAG TCTATGATAGGGCATTGCTTGGGTGCTGCTGGTGGTATGGAAGCTATTGCAACAGTTAAAGCTATTACAACCGGCTGGGTGCATCCTTCAATTAACCAATTC AATCCTGAGCCTTCGGTGGAGTTTGATACTGTTCCAAACAAAAAACAGCAGCATGAAGTGAATGTCG GAATCTCAAATTCCTTTGGTTTTGGTGGTCACAACTCTGTCGTCGCCTTTTCTGCATTCAAGCCTTAA
- the LOC107763809 gene encoding uncharacterized protein ycf23-like, with the protein MSISIYTPVSPKNHILLKPNQNSLPVLPRCISIARRRRSTTRALLSHTKEAVLKEFHEKRALKIIAGLQNLDKENVASVVTAADKGGATHIDIACDPELVKLAISLTNLPVCVSSVDPAAFPAAVEAGALMVEIGNYDSFYEKGLVFSPEQILKLTKETMRILPSVTLSVTVPHTLSLPDQVKLAELLEQEGVDIIQTEGGKCSTPSKAGVLGLIEKATPTLAAAYSISRAVNIPVMCSSGLSAVTAPMAITAGAAGVGVGSAINKLNDQVAMIAEVKSIAHSLGLSTKTQNLFEGSSLRL; encoded by the exons atgagcATCTCAATCTACACACCAGTTTCTCCCAAAAACCATATACTTTTGAAACCAAATCAGAATTCCCTTCCTGTTCTTCCAAGGTGCATTTCAATtgctagaagaagaagaagtaccACGAGAGCTCTGCTTTCACATACCAAAGAAGCAGTCTTGAAAGAATTTCATGAGAAAAGAGCCCTTAag ATTATTGCAGGATTGCAGAATCTAGACAAAGAGAATGTGGCTTCTGTTGTTACTGCTGCAGATAAG GGAGGAGCAACCCATATAGACATAGCTTGTGACCCTGAGCTGGTCAAGCTTGCCATAAGCTTGACTAACCTTCCG GTTTGTGTTTCTTCTGTGGATCCCGCAGCATTTCCAGCTGCTGTTGAAGCAGGAGCCTTAATG GTCGAGATCGGAAACTATGACTCGTTCTATGAGAAGGGATTGGTATTCTCTCCTGAGCAG ATTCTGAAACTAACGAAGGAGACAATGAGGATACTTCCATCAGTGACATTGTCAGTCACTGTGCCTCACACACTAAGCCTTCCCGATCAG GTCAAGCTGGCCGAGCTATTAGAACAAGAAGGTGTTGACATTATCCAAACAGAAGGAGGAAAATGCTCTACTCCATCAAAGGCCGGTGTCCTTGGTTTAATCGAAAAG gcaacaccaacactagcaGCAGCTTATTCAATTTCAAGGgcagtcaatatccctgtcatgTGTTCATCTGGATTGAGCGCAGTCACAGCACCAATGGCGATCACAGCTGGAGCTGCTGGCGTG GGCGTTGGCTCGGCCATCAACAAGCTTAACGATCAGGTGGCAATGATCGCAGAAGTCAAATCCATAGCTCATTCATTAGGATTGTCAACAAAGACACAGAATCTGTTTGAGGGTAGCAGTTTGAGACTGTAA